One part of the Brachyspira sp. SAP_772 genome encodes these proteins:
- a CDS encoding flagellin, with the protein MIINNNISAVNAQRTLKFRNVDLAKDMASLSSGLRINRAGDDASGLAVSEKMRTQIRGLRQAERNTQDGISFIQTTEGYLQESQDILQRIRELAVQSANGIYTDDDRMLIQVEVSQLVDEVNRIASQAQFNTLNMLTGRFADPNAGGNPAASMWFHMGANMDERRRVYIGTMTAAALGLQNANDGTSLSISSIDSANTAIGLLDEALMKVSKQRSNLGAYQNRLELTAQGLMIGYENTMASESRIRDTDMAEASVKFAKDQILSQTNLAMLAQANTMTQGVLRLVQ; encoded by the coding sequence ATGATCATCAATAATAATATCAGTGCAGTAAATGCACAACGTACTTTAAAATTCAGGAATGTAGATCTTGCTAAAGATATGGCTTCTTTATCTTCTGGTTTAAGAATTAACAGAGCTGGAGATGATGCTTCTGGTTTAGCAGTATCAGAAAAAATGCGTACACAAATTCGCGGTTTACGTCAAGCTGAAAGAAATACTCAAGACGGTATCTCTTTTATTCAAACTACTGAAGGCTACCTTCAAGAAAGTCAAGACATATTACAAAGAATTCGTGAATTGGCTGTACAATCTGCTAATGGTATTTACACCGATGATGACAGAATGCTCATTCAAGTTGAAGTTTCTCAATTAGTAGATGAAGTTAATCGTATTGCTAGTCAAGCTCAATTCAACACTCTTAATATGCTTACTGGTAGATTTGCTGATCCTAATGCCGGCGGAAACCCTGCTGCAAGTATGTGGTTTCACATGGGAGCTAATATGGACGAAAGAAGAAGAGTTTATATAGGTACTATGACTGCTGCTGCTTTAGGTTTACAAAATGCTAATGATGGTACTAGCCTTTCTATTTCTTCTATTGATAGTGCTAATACTGCTATAGGTTTATTAGACGAAGCTTTAATGAAAGTTTCTAAACAAAGATCTAATCTTGGTGCTTATCAAAACAGACTTGAACTTACTGCTCAAGGTTTAATGATAGGTTATGAAAACACTATGGCTTCTGAAAGCAGAATAAGAGATACTGATATGGCTGAAGCTTCTGTTAAATTTGCTAAAGATCAAATACTTAGTCAAACTAACTTAGCTATGCTTGCTCAGGCTAACACTATGACTCAAGGTGTATTACGCTTAGTTCAATGA